CGTTTTTGGAGCCTATGACATTCCGCTTTTGGTTGGATCACAAGCCCCACAAATGATCTCGGTGTTGGCTTTGCGCAAGTACGAACGCTTTGATCTGACCGAAAAGCCGGAGGCGTTCATTATTGCGCTTCTTTATACGCTCCTTGTTTGTCTCATTATCCTTTGGAAACCGAGCAATGAAGAAAATCTTTAAGACACTCGGCATTGTGGCATTTGTGCTGGGAATGCTCTTCCCGTTTGCCTTTTTGGGATACTGGGCTTTGGGCGAGGGCTGGCGCTTTCCGCAACTATGGCCGGATCGTTGGTACACCACAGCCTTCCAGTCTTTTTTTTCGGGGAAGTTTTTGCAAAGTTTTTTACTTTCGATGGCAATTTCACTGACCGTTGCCGTTTTTGCGACGGCTTTGGGCTACATCACGGCACAATATGTGGCTTACCATCGGCAGCGAAAATGGCTTTTGCGGATTGCTTATTTGCCCTTTGTCGCTTCGCCCGTCATTTTGGCCACTTGCTTGCTCTTTTTATGGATAAAACTCCGGCTGGCCGGGACTCTTTTTGGCGTTGTACTGGCACAATGGATGTTTGCATTTTCCTTTGCCATCATTTTCTTCGTGCCTTTTTGGTCGCCAACCATCCGAGCTACCGAGGAATTGGTTTATACTTTGGGCGGAACTGCTCGGCAAGCCCTGCAAAAGGTTTTGTTTCCGATGTCAGTCTCTTCGCTTCGGATTTGCTTTTTCCAAACCTTTTTAATGTCTTGGGTGCAATATGGCGTCACGTTGATGGTGGGTGGTGGAAAGGTGCAAACCCTGCCCGTTTTGGTCTATTTTTATGTAAATGAGGCCAATATAACCTTTGCGGCAATGGCCTCCTTGCTCCTTACCTTGCCTCCACTGCTCTTACTGGCTTTTAATAAGCAATACCTTTGGAATACACATGGATGATCAAACCTTTCTAATAGTGGAGAACCTTTCAAAGTCCTTTGGAAACGAGCAAGTCCTCAAAAATATCTCGTTTACGCTGGAAAAAAATGCACTGATGGCCATTCTGGGGCGTTCTGGAAGTGGCAAAACCACCCTCCTAAAGTGTTTGGCCGGACTGGATTCACCCGGTTTTGGCGATGTTCTTCTGTCAGAACAGCCGATAAACAAACTTCCACCCCAATCGCGTGGCGTGGTTTATTTATTCCAAGAACCTTTGTTGTTCCCCCACCTGAATGTCTATGAGAACCTTGCCTTTGGGTTAAGACTTAGAAAAACAACAGATTCCGTCATCAAAAAAGAAGTCGGAGAAATGTTAGCACAGTTGGATCTTACCGATCATGCAAAAAAAGCGCCCCACCAATTATCCGGTGGACAACGACAACGGGTATCTTTTGGTCGCGCCCTGATGATCAAACCCCGTTTATTGCTTCTAGATGAACCTTTTGCCAGTTTAGATGTGGATCTGAAAGCACAAATGCAAGCGTTGTTTTTAAAACTTGCCCGAAGTTATGACATAACCTCAATCTGGGTGACGCACGACTTAAAAGAGGCGCTTATCATGGGAACAAGTTTTGGGTTTATGCAAAATGGCCATCTGCGGCTTTATGCGTCAGGTATTGACTTTGTTGCGGACACACAAACAGGTGTTCAAAGCGAAATAATTTTTTGGAAAGGAATTCTTGACCAAGAAAAGTGACGCAAGCTAAATCCTTTTCCCATTGTTTTTCTTTATAAAATCCCGTAGCTTCAATATACCCACAGCCATCACTAAAACGTCCTAATCCTAAAATGATGGGCGTTCATTTTTTCAAAAAGATCAACATTAAGAAACATGGGATTCTTTGACAAAGTCAAGAAATTTCTTGGCGTGAACACGATTGAGGTTACAATCGAGGCCCAACCCACCTTTTCCGTTACTGATCAAAAAGTGTCTGGCGTCATTACCTTAACGGGCATCTCCGACCAAGTGATCAAATCCGTTGTCCTTGAATTTTATCGAGAATACGAGATCCAGGATCGCGATTCGGAAGGGAATACAAGTAGCCATACAAAAACATCCAAGATGGGTAAATGCTACGTGGAGGCCCCAAGTACAATTCAGAAGGATGAGGTCCTTAAACTCAACTTCGATCTGCCGTTCTTCTACGAAAAAACCTTCACTGAGCGCATGAAAGCGAAAGATGGAATTGTCGGTGGCATTTTCAAACGGGCTGAAGATGGCTTTTTAAGCGACCAATACATCATTGAGGTTGTGGTGGACTTGGCAGAAGTATCCTTGGATCCTTCCGCAAAAACAACTGTAAAACGGGTCTAACGTATTTATTTTTTGTCGTTAAAAAGCTCTTCCTTCTGCTGGATGGGCTTTTTTTCATCTGTAATACAACATAAATTTTGGATTTTAAGTTCTTGTTATTAAACGTATTAGCCCCATGAATTGAGCAAATTTCCTTCAATTAAGCAACCCATGAATTTCTATGTCATCTTCGCTTGACAGGACGACCCATAGAAGTTCCGCCAGAGCAAAGACGACACCCCGCCACAAAGGAAGTGACGCCAAATGGTGTCTAATTCCACGAAAAGTTGGACAGTGTATCGCAACGTCTCCCATCTGGGAGGAGAGGAGAACACCAAAACAGCAACGCCGTCCTTCAGCGCAGAGATGAGGCACAAAAACCAGTAATTCCGTCCTTCAGCGCGGTGAAATCGACAACCCTAAACACAAACTCCGTCCTTTATGGCGGAGATGAAAACACCAAATAACACTAAATTCATCCTTTAGGACGGTGAGAACGACACCCAAACTTCAGAGGGCTTCAGCCCTAAAAGATCACATAGTCTATATGCCCCGTGTATTGGAAATTGATTTCAATTATGATGTCAGAGTTGTGTAAAAAGTGTTATCGCTTATTTTCTCTTAAGAAAGGCTTATTACACAATCCCGATGCCGTGCATTCAGAAATCGTTTTCTAAATGCAATAACTTGGTAGCCTTACTTGATTTGAGCGTCCATAGCTTGATTAACCGATAACCCACGTTAAAATAAAACAATGCCTCATCAACACGAAACCAAAACGTCTATCGCCGTCATACTGGGAAGTTCATTCCAAACCAACACATTCTGCGAATGGGACTTGGAAGAAACTCTTTTTGAAACCCCTTTTGGGATGGCGGTTTTGCACCGCGTTTTGGGACTTGGGCGGGACGCTTGGGTGCTTTTCCGGCATGGCGCACCACACCGCTTGTTACCCAATCAGATCAATTACCGAGCGAATGCGTATGCACTAAAAATGGTTCAGTGTAATGCCCTCTTGGTCACCAGTTCGGTGGGTGTATTAACCGCCAACCTTCCTTTGTATAACCTCTTGATCTTAAATGACTTAATTTATCCCGAAAACCGCTTGCCCAATGGAGAAACCTGCACCATGTACCCCAATCCATCAACCGATCATGGACATTTGGTTTTAAACGAAGGGCTTTTTTCAACTGCCCTAAAAGCGCAACTTCGCGCCTCATTTGCTCTGCTACAAGCTCCCATTCCCGATGAAGTTGTGTTTGCCTATGCGGGTGGTCCACGTACCAAAACACCGGCTGAAAATCGCTATTGGGCAAAAATGGGTGCAGAAGTCAACTCCATGACCTTGGCCCCAGAAGTGGTTTTGGCGAATGAGTTGGAAATTCC
Above is a window of Rhodothermia bacterium DNA encoding:
- a CDS encoding ABC transporter permease produces the protein MKKIFKTLGIVAFVLGMLFPFAFLGYWALGEGWRFPQLWPDRWYTTAFQSFFSGKFLQSFLLSMAISLTVAVFATALGYITAQYVAYHRQRKWLLRIAYLPFVASPVILATCLLFLWIKLRLAGTLFGVVLAQWMFAFSFAIIFFVPFWSPTIRATEELVYTLGGTARQALQKVLFPMSVSSLRICFFQTFLMSWVQYGVTLMVGGGKVQTLPVLVYFYVNEANITFAAMASLLLTLPPLLLLAFNKQYLWNTHG
- a CDS encoding ABC transporter ATP-binding protein → MDDQTFLIVENLSKSFGNEQVLKNISFTLEKNALMAILGRSGSGKTTLLKCLAGLDSPGFGDVLLSEQPINKLPPQSRGVVYLFQEPLLFPHLNVYENLAFGLRLRKTTDSVIKKEVGEMLAQLDLTDHAKKAPHQLSGGQRQRVSFGRALMIKPRLLLLDEPFASLDVDLKAQMQALFLKLARSYDITSIWVTHDLKEALIMGTSFGFMQNGHLRLYASGIDFVADTQTGVQSEIIFWKGILDQEK
- a CDS encoding sporulation protein; this translates as MGFFDKVKKFLGVNTIEVTIEAQPTFSVTDQKVSGVITLTGISDQVIKSVVLEFYREYEIQDRDSEGNTSSHTKTSKMGKCYVEAPSTIQKDEVLKLNFDLPFFYEKTFTERMKAKDGIVGGIFKRAEDGFLSDQYIIEVVVDLAEVSLDPSAKTTVKRV
- a CDS encoding 5'-methylthioadenosine phosphorylase; this translates as MPHQHETKTSIAVILGSSFQTNTFCEWDLEETLFETPFGMAVLHRVLGLGRDAWVLFRHGAPHRLLPNQINYRANAYALKMVQCNALLVTSSVGVLTANLPLYNLLILNDLIYPENRLPNGETCTMYPNPSTDHGHLVLNEGLFSTALKAQLRASFALLQAPIPDEVVFAYAGGPRTKTPAENRYWAKMGAEVNSMTLAPEVVLANELEIPCAGLVVGHKYSIPGMRSPENDSIQDTLDTARERLEQVIRLFLIEAQPVAFGNHIFRF